ATTGTCCATGTCCATCttcatcttgaaaaaaaaataaataaatagaaaacagGCGTCTCGCTACTTTGCCAAGTGGAGAAAAATCACTTTAAtcttaattttcacaaaactttcacGAAAATGGTTGCCACAAATGAAACTCCAACTTCACCAGAAGATGAACAAGCACCTGGTCAAGTATTGGGCGATTTGATAATGCAACTAGAGGACTACGTACCAACTGTACCAGACGCAGTCTCCGCCAGGTTCCTCAACGCAGCTGGATTCGAAGCCACAGACCCGAGAATAATTCGATTGATGTCTGTCGCAGCTCAGAAATTCATTTCTGATATTGCAAATGATTCTTTGCAGCATTGCAAAACCAGAACTAGTAATACACAGCATTCTTCAGGACATGGTTCTTCCAAGGTATGTATTGCTTTCTTTCTCCACTTTCAAAATCAGGTTTGGTAATCGTAACTTCTTGGTAATTTAGAGCCAAAAACTATCAAAGGATAGGAAGTACACTTTAGCTATGGAAGATTTGACTCCAGCTTTGGCTGACTATGGCATTACTGTTAGAAAACCCCAATACTTCGTCTAAGTCTAAGGATGCAAATTCGAATTTGTTGGtaatgtatgttttgtttttacaaaataaacaaaatgtaaaatatttatagtttatCCATTCTATTCCGCTGGAAtgtgaaacaaaaatgaaatcaaatgaaataaatgtcaaaaatgcgGGAAATAGAACATTCGAGTTTCAACTTTTCTAgcttgttgttgtgtttttagttttctctccgataaataaaagaataaaaataataatatgattAGTGGAGACAATTTTGGTATTTACCGTGGCTCCTCACGACAAGGACAGGACGATCGAGCTCAAGGTCAGGTTCTAAGTGATTTCCTTATGCAATTGGAGGACTATGTTCCTACAGTACCCGATGCTGTCACAGCCCATTACCTCAATTCAGCTGGATTCGAGTCCGTAGATCCACGTATAGTCCGTCTGATTTCAGTCGCAGCACAAAAATTCATATCAGATGTAGCTAACGATTCACTTCAGCATTGTAAAGTTAGGACCAATAATCAACAACCGACAAGCCATGGAATGCCAAAGGTACATATTctcatttaaaagcttttgttgtggtttttaatattgttttttttttttctagggaCAAAAGCCAGTTAAAGATCGTAAGTATACAATGACTATGGAGGATTTGGTACCGGCTTTGTCAGACTATGGAATTACTGTTCGGAAGccgcattattttgtttaaatattctatAGTCACCCTTCATTCTAAAAACTTACCTACTTTTACCTTCTGTATTCTTGGTATTATAATGGtcacttaaataaataatacgattttttcaagaattcttTATTGTTTTCCTTTAGAATTTAACTTAAACAGAAACTTATGGgaatcaaaaattaatgttttttttttttaaaattataaaactagtttgaagtaATTTGGACTCTAGagctacaaaaataaatctttgaaCATGGTtagttaaactttttaaaattattacgaACTAGTTTGTTCCTAGAGACTCATTCTGATTTATCCTCAAATGCGTTTTATAACCTTACATTTGTGTAGTGGAACTTGGAAATTTGAGAAGATTAGCGAAAAACAAATAGGCGGAGATCTATTGGTTAGCACTATTGAACCTCTGAACATTTTATTAAGAACCTAACAACCTGTGAACAAAATGTCATAACAaatgttatatatattttttttatatcggCACAAcacttaaaaatacttttctaaAGGATTTTACTAACttgaattttacaatttttctatTAGGTCAGATTTTTGAATATACGACATATGTACGTACATCTTCAAAACTACAAGAAAAAATAGTACGGTGTTTAAAAGGCTACTGTTAAAAACCAACATAGttcttgacaaaaattaaatgatgttTAAATGTTCAGTATCTCACTTAGTTTTGAGACATCTTTATTAGGTTTGAGATGACTAATGACTAGTTTGAATTTATATAATGTTTTGACAAACCCTAAATATTGGATTTCTTGGATctgaaaatacgttttggaattaatttttggaATCTGCTAACCCATGTTTGTATGCACAGAAAACTCAACATTACGAAtactcgttttcaacattatttgtatatgttttaaatatgtacatttgtaACATATGTACTGTTTTGCTTGTTCTGTTAAAAAccgtttaagaaaaattgaagatttaaaaaggtTATTCGTATTTATAAACACTACCCCAAGACTGCGTTATGTTACAATGCcttttaaactcaaaaagttatttataaaagttattcGTAGTAGAATAGGGGTATTGTAAGCTAATCTCTTTTAGaggttgaacaaaattttaataaactggTTGAAATTGCGTAGTGACCAAGcaaaccctaaaaaaaacaatgtttgagAAATAATGTTGAGAATGAATTACAActcattttattgaaataaagtacaaaaattctttaaacacTTCGAAGAATCAAGTCATTTCTATGCCACAAAAACGAGCCCAGTACTTTAGATTAGAACCTTGCCAGAAAGACAGAAATCAAACTAATAggtttttcacaccaaacccaaaacccggATCGGTTTTCGctgaaaacctacatcgaaaactcaagttttcccatacatttttggtaaaccaaaagatttcgtaaaccacaagttttatataaaacctctcgaaaactagttgcaattcaaagttggacgaatcaaacaaaccttttgaaacattcagcgctcaaattaatgtaaataaaacagctgatggctgttgtctaaacaaatatttcatttttaaataagtttggtAGTGGTAAGTAAtactatttatacaatttccttacaaaataagaattattgctttttgttttttatttacagaatatggaacaTTTtccaacgtcgagaataaaagtacctgtgactatttgcggcactggcggtccttttatgatcctccagagtttcaaacgctctttgttaagaaGCGAGGAACCGGAGTTCACtgggacgaggaagacttgctcatagctCGTAATGACGTTTCAAGGGATGCGTTTTcaaactcgtcgccacaaatatgttcgacgctttcgcttactacctgaggaaagactttccggtaactccgttcaatcataagggtttgggagatatgagaaaggcaaTTAGTtaatttgtggaggagaataagtatcaaagaaaatctctggtggaggctaagtcACAGCGAGCTAGGAAAATTTGAGCCATAACATTCCATAATGACAGCGATgtcaacatcaagaagatccttaGTGCTTTAAACAAGCCAGgcgagtgtgattttggtacggatctggaactaggaattgaccttttctgctccgggcATAAGGACCTTCatgaaatcgttcagaatcttcttaAACCCGCCTATAAACTGCTTGGACGGCCACAATACATGGCGATTCCGAAGGCACATTTGggcaacagaagcaatagtcataagcagtattttggattgagtttgttgtgaaagaaaaaagaaaatgttttaaatacaattaatttttgttgtaacagttttgttttttattgatttgatcgtatgttttctacacaattagcttctcTTTGGTAAATTGTTCTGAtcggttgaagtgaacaaagaggatatctgcagccaagcgagcttctagttcttgttggttcatgtcgtgagcccattccatccgtccccagaacttcagttgaaactcttcttcgagacgagctTATGTTACGGCCTTTTCTGCGCtgatatgctgctctatcacagcACAGGGAAGGATTATCGACTTAAGGGTGTCGATGTCGACAGCAGGGAAAAATCCTTAGGAGAATGTTTGcacttcaagaattttcaaacattttaatcttGAGAGAATACGTACTATATAGAACATCTTCACTGTGTGAAAGAAAGTActtggatattttcattttattcgcATCCGAGACGGTGGTTGGTGATATACTggaagttttttgtatgttcgtaTCGAAACATTTGTTAAACCACTCAATGACGGGATCCCATTCGTTCTTTTGGAGCTCGTATAAATCCTTGTCTTTctgaaaatcaacttgataagtACCTCCATAAGGTTAAAGTTTGtatcttgcatttccagatcctttagttcattgcagaatatatcgaaagttctgcggctcgttctgaaatgttgtttgaaatactcatcatcgtttactaaaatttcacaaataatttgagaaagacaaaattcacaaatctttccatcaatacaaaatttgacatttaaatgtcaACTGAAAACTTGtaaacgattttcgggttttcgaaaactttttgtggaaaacccggttttgggtttggtgtgaaaagcctgtaaaattattttttttaagttttcaagctcttaagtAAACACCCAGTACTTAGTGCGCTGGTTTGGAACCctaccaaaaataaacttatatttatCTGAATGAATTCATTGACCACTAATATACAGCTTTGAACAGGTCCACTTCTTTGTGGAGTGACAGTTTCCTGACGTTTCGAATTTACAACTTTCATCTATCAACTAAACTTATCTAGTATAGTGGAGTGGTTTTTTTGGAACGACTGTATTTTCGCCTtagtttattaaacaaatagatTTATACCACTTATAACATTATTATTGTTTCTTAAAATCGCCTTCCTTCAAAATGACTCTAGCTGAATTTTTTGGTTGCACTTTAATTGCATTCGGCCCAGCGCTGCATATGTTTATCTTCACCATCGCCCACGACCCAGTTCGGATTATTATTCTCATAGCAGCTGCATTCTTTTGGCTGCTTTCTTTACTCATATCGTCACTGTTATGGTTTTCAGTGGTTCCTTTGCGGGAGCACCTGGCGTTTGGTGTGACATTTTCGATATTGTTTCAGGTAAATTTCCTCAACGTAAATCGATTAACTTCCTATTACAcaactctttttcttttttaggaaTGTTTTCGgtatttcatatacaaaatacttCGAAGCACGGAAAATGGCTTAAGGGAAGTTGCTGATGATTCTCGGGTCACGGATAATAAACACATCCTAGCTTATGTATCCGGCCTGGGATTTGGAATAATCAGTGCAGCTTTCGCACTAGTCAATGTTCTAGCTGATATGGTAAGAACTAAGAGAAACATAATGAACTTTTGGTCAATGTGTATTTTTATGGTAACATTTTTAGACTGGTCCAGCTACAATGGGCCTCAAAGGTGGCACCCAAGTTTTCTTCGTGGTCTCTGCTGCTCAAGCTCTCTCCGTAATTTTACTACACACATTTTGGAGTGTGATTTTCTTTAATGCCATGGACACATCGAAGTATCTTCACATTGCCTATGTCATCTGTACTCACTTGCTCGTGTCTGGGATAACACTTTTGAATGCATACGAACTGTATGCCACAACACTTATAGCAAACTTTTGCATTACCCTTGTAACTGGTTTGTTGGCATTTAATGTAGCTGGTGGATCGATGCTGTCGTTTAAGAGATTCATCACTTGCAGATAAACTAACTAAGTAAAGTAATCTAATCATAATGCACCTTAAATTTAGCCTATtccatcttttattttataaaactaagcattatttgtaaacaaagtaTATGAATGTACAAGAAATTAAGACGTTAACcaaataaatgacaaaaaaaaaaacaaaatgtcatatttttttatttcctaatATTTGTTCATTATGAAGCTAATAGAACCCTCGAAAGTGGTGCGGATGGAATGTCAATATTCAGTGTTTTGCACTTCGTCCTATGATGAAAAACTTTGTTGTTAAAACGGTTCTCAGGAAGCAAGAAGTATATCCACCTAGGCATGACAAATTTTTCAGAAGAAGAATTGGACAAAAGGCGATAACTGTGATCaaagttgaaaatgttaaagtactgtaaatttatattaatttaaaaaaagtagaagATATATGACCTGCTGAAAATActtcaagttaattttatttattttgttttaatgtcgTTTTCtggtacaatatttttaaacacaagtGTAATGAAAGCTTTTGTAAAATCTACTACACAACAACGCACGAAACGTCATTGAAGTCGTCTTTCTTTTCTCCTACAACTACAATAGAAAAACTTTCATCGGACTGAGGAGTCAAGAGTCAaccaaaccaacaaaatatatcTTCTTGCGGGGCGTTTTGTTTATGCCACgatagcttttaaaataaataaatgcatcgAAACACTATTTAaaagacaatttaaataaaaacctaaataagaaataacaaaacaataaccatggtaaatattgaaataaacttCTTAAGCTATGCTTACTTATTTTGTAGAATTAAATGGATGACTAATAATTATCATCATACTAAACGAATTAAGtctgtaattaaaaaatgatttattaacttttaatcttgtttattcaaaaataatctaATTTTTAGGGTGACGGAAAGATTTGCGATATTTCCGATGAAGTACGTGACGAATTAAAGAAGTTTCGCTTTAGGAAGAATTCCTCAAATTCAGCACTGATATGTGAGTTGGAAAAAATCATTATGTTCTCTTATAACTCCTAGTACATATTGTCTTTGTTCTTCAAATCCTACTTCCTATCTTAAACCAAAGTCAAAGTCGAGTATTTATTGTActtaagaagttttatttttatttttatagtaaaaGTTGATCGTGAAAAACAAATCGTTGTTTTAGACGAACTTATCGATGATATCTCAGTGGATGAGTTGCAGGATGTCCTGCCAGGACATCAGCCGAGATATGTCATCTACACCTACAAAATGGTGCATGATGACCAAAGAATTTCTTATCCGATGTGCTTCATATTCTACACTCCAAGAGACAGTCAGGTTGGAATTAATCGCCTTTTTTGTTCCATGTACAACAACTAATATTTTGATTACAGATTGAATTACAAATGATGTATGCATGCACAAAGAGTGCATTACAGCGTGAAGTTGACTTGACCAGAGTCTATGAAATTCGTGAATTGGACGAGTTAACTGAAGAATGGCTCAAAGAGAAACTCAAGTAGATGTTTTTTGAAGCCATATGGGATCTGTgttcaataacaattttaataccaaCGACAACATACCAAAATAATAttctattttaaagtatttacgCAAAAGAACgtatactaatttttttaaggtattaATTTCGTAAAGCAATAACAggtcaaaacaattttatagtttgactatcataatttaataaaacaacaaataaaagacaaaatgaCATATTCAAAAAGTAGAAATTTAAGATACCATTTAATATATACACAACACAAAACTTACATAGaagtattgttctttttttacattgataaatttaattgatacacgagaaaacaaaaatataatccaTTAAATGAAGCTATGCTTgccaaaaaatagttttgatttgttgtattttttttatatctaattTAAATATGGTATTTGATTactcatttttcatttaatgactCATGAAATTCAATCTGATGAAGCCTTAGAAGACTaacagaaaatgtttgtttggttATTTTCCACTGAGATTTTGGGGTGGATGAAATGCGTGATTTGGTAATAGGTCTTATACGCGCACTCAAGCATAACTCCTTCAGTATCGTAATAATAAACTTGTTACATTAAAATACGGTTCGAACAATTACAATGAATAAACCGATGTACAGCACActggttttgaatttcaagtcattttaataaatgggaaagatgttcaaatggtagacatgtgcattcaagaggacacaatcgttcacaggtttttctctgtctatcaactcctactctcacctccccgcggtgaacatcgggtgcctagtacctcaactggagattgagttctttctaaccccagtggaaagttgttaacggcagcaaaagaaaaaaggggGAGAGgggtttccactaaggcacctctctttATTCAGACGGCAGCGGTTAAATTCTCGAGATGGATGGAgtttacagttccagtaaggttgaactacagtgaccaccttatagggcttcttcgacatattcggagcccagtcCTGTAAGGAGAGGtatatccggctccccgtcttgggagttatactaaggatctggccctccaggttggcggttgtgccgtcggggtgacttcctggcaaCGTAAGAAAATACTTTGGTTGTGAAGcgccaacaagcctcggatacggacggattcactgttgacaataAATGGGAAGTAATTAGCggataaaatattcacattcaTGAAGTACGGTTAAAAATACATTCTCCGCAAATGGCATTCCAAATAGTACTGGTAATACGGTTGAATTTTGGAAGGGGAGGAATAGAAGTAACTATTtaactagagcattgtttatgaaataaGGGGTGGAATAATGGCAGGCATGAAATGTTTTAGTGATGCTCAAGGTCCagagttaaaaatatttcagttttaaaCTGGTTCCTTACCATTTTAAGAGTGTTCTTTTGAAATGCCCTGCCCAAATATAAGAATTGTACTCAAATTTCAgacaaataagaatttttagaTTACAGGTACAGTCATTTCGGAAGGGGTAAAGAACTTTATACATGGTCAGAGAAAAACTAAGCACTTAGCATCGGTTTTCATGACTTCAAATACATGATtactatttttagtttaaagtttgcgaaattaaagaaaatatttgatacatttttcttaattaacgTTCTTTTTCCTTTGAACAATTGCcttctttataataaattaataattataatgttcaaaaataatgGTCAGAAGGTTCTCTTCCatgcaacaaaattgtatttttccaaTGAGATTAAATGTCCTTAATTTAAATCCCACTCAAATATCACTCTTTTTAGATAACTAAATTTTTATGGAGGCTATCTAAATTCAAGGagtaattttctttcaattttccaaatttaaatttttatcttCAATAATCAGTTTAGGTATTTATacactttttgaaaagttgttagattttaCCATTTACGCTTATGCGGTTCTTAACAAAATAAGGCAGAACGGTTTGTTAGTAAATTTTGTCCGTGGTCTAAACAAGACTCgcactaaatttattttaaatatatttgaaggatataaaaataatgttgaagcCATTATTAGAATCGATGTTGAGATTCAAAATCTAAAACTCACTTTTTGttaaagcatttcttaaaactttatacagacacaaataaatacaaaaatgatttaaactgtatttagaagacaaagatttttattttgtaaaacaaagttTGCAATTTATTGTTAACATGTATGTTGTGTTTTTACTCAGTCTTAAAAACACCAATGTTTAGttgtctttaacatttttaaagaggcatattttaaaaacctgatttgATAGACAAAATATAACGCTAGATTGGAGTTCAGGACAACTAAatcctatacaaaatatttttcctgTTGTACTTAATTTTCCCGACCAGTTTAAACTTGTATCATCTTTGTTTTCAAGCTATTGTAATCATAAGACCCCTTTTAAGTAATTTCCTCTTGAGCACAAAGCAGTAGGCATGACCAATACCAATTCGGGCAACCATGAAATCGCCATTCAGATAGGAACTAGAAAAGATATACTTACCTACTCAAAGATGcttattttatgaaaactaaataatttttgtacatacatatatctttatggcaattataatataatatatttgattgattgatttttatcaGATTCTACATCaatattgttcattttatttacaaaaaaaggctTAAAATTAGTTTCGAAGTATTCAACACCTATTCCTAGGTTTATGGTTCTGTTACAGCTAACTTTATATCATCCAAATGggtatcaatttgtttttcaagcGATAGAATGTGCCCAGTATTGCAATTTTCTGCCccaacaaaagttaaaattaatggtAACTTATTCATCTGAACAACCtgcaaacaaatgtttttgttattttagtcTGATGTCTGATGACCAAAATCTTCTTTGATACCTGGAAATTAGAGTACATTGAGATAATTGTCTTATTTCTGCCTAGTCCTAGTTTTCCAGCTTGGTCACTAGCTGTTGTAAAGGTTGGTATAAAGGATGGCATCAAGGCAAAGTCGACGTTCCTCTCCTGACTTACTTTGAGCAAAGGAACTCCATCTCTATCTGTGATTAGAATAAGATACAGGCCATTGACTCTGCGAATAAGAAAATGATTAATGTATcatttgattgaatattttGTGCTGATATTACTTTTGTAAAAGACCATTAAAGTATTTCTTGATGTCATCAGTCATTTtcggtttattttatttcacttttcaacacaattcacaaataaaaataaaacactcttCAATCTTCATCTGATAAAGGAAAATAATGGGTGTGTTTATCTTGATGGGGACCATTTTTTAGAACAGAGTCTAATGATCCAGATGGAACTAAAATAAATACGGAAGAGTAAACCATtattcaatcaaaaacaaaGTAATTAAGAGAACCTGCAGACAAAAGACATgtgatattttatattcaatcggtaaaattatatatgtttaaaaatgttttatttatttaaaacatgacCTTTATTTCTTAGACAAAGGTCTAGatcacatttaaaaattatcattaaaaCAAACACGCCTAATTATTTGACAGCAGTCATTTTCAGTTATTCTACTACAAAACCTAACGAAAGctcttaaaactttttgaatttgtaaaacttctcaaaaaaaaagatttacgaTCCTGCCAGGAGTCGAACCTGGAATCTTCTGATCCGTAGTCAGACGCGTTATCCATTGCGCCACAGGACCACGATGCGAAATTTGTGTTCAATATAATTGatgtaaataaagcattttaaggaaaaatgtcCACTTTTGAAGAAACTGAAAAGATCAAACACACTTATGGAAAACATATAGTattcataaattataaaattaaaattttgcaactgtcatttttgacaaggTTTACCTCAAATGGAATTTGATGTTCGTTGAAAACGATTTAAGCtttgaacaattatttttaagctcAGAGCAAGGAACTGAGCtatcaaaaaatatctttgtgTCTTTTTTAGCTCAGGCATATcagcatagaggaaatatattttctCTATGCATATCAGAGGCCTCAGGTTATAGTTCTTTTCTTAATCAGAACTAGCTCGGAGTGCGTCCTATAAGAGGGGCACTGAGCGCAGctaattttacgtttttttgtGTGGTATGAAAGAGACAGCATATTCTACAACAAAACTTTTGACAGTTTAGTTTTTCAATGCCTTTCATAAATAAATCGGAGAGCTCTGATAAAACTCTGTTCAGAGCGCACTCGACGTTTTTAAGTACTCTGTACATAGCTTAAAAAGCTAACGGCGGTGGTGACTTTCTATTAccgaaatttataattttgatttttttgtcacTTAGGTGAAGTCTCATGGAAcagattaaaaatattaagtaaaaaaatgctTAGTTTTTCGAGTTTCACtcaagttaatttttattctattttaaaaaattgaaactttcaaaaactcctcaaaaaatcaatcaatacaTCGCTGACATCATGgagtaatttttattaaatattaataaatacttcTTTGCCCTATTAAAATGGTgacaaataatatttctttattaaacaataaagaaaattgtgaaaattctTGTTTCGCTCTAAAGAAAGTTGAACCTtgacagcaacaaaaacaaagttcatCGAACAACTCCGATCatcttaagcactattcacacgACCCACGACCGacgaatgaatgaaaaaaaatgattattttaggttaagtacactcgattattttattcgttgcgagtgtggataatgtggaacgcgaataaagtatGACaattcgtatcaactacaatttttttcgggacgaatacatttttttaaatttattattatatgttaTTGAAAAGTAATAGTATgcttcataaatcaaatagaaactatattgctatagttttgttaagaatttgtgtggaaatgtgtcttcaaacgtatataaactcacattttgtaattcattcgtcgttcgttggtcgcgcttaTGTGCATACTGCTTTATAGTTTCCGGAAACTTATCTAAGGTTGACAGAATGTATGTAGACTGAATTTGGGCAATCAGTTTTGCGCGAATCCAAAAAAGTACTATGTTCGAAAGAGTGAAAGCTTATGTCAGTGTCAGCTGTCAGCGGTGAGCTATTTGTTTGAAGGGATAAGAAATAGGGTGttattttgttgtcatat
This window of the Eupeodes corollae chromosome 3, idEupCoro1.1, whole genome shotgun sequence genome carries:
- the LOC129949967 gene encoding glia maturation factor beta, which codes for MGDGKICDISDEVRDELKKFRFRKNSSNSALILKVDREKQIVVLDELIDDISVDELQDVLPGHQPRYVIYTYKMVHDDQRISYPMCFIFYTPRDSQIELQMMYACTKSALQREVDLTRVYEIRELDELTEEWLKEKLK
- the LOC129950019 gene encoding gamma-secretase subunit Aph-1, with translation MTLAEFFGCTLIAFGPALHMFIFTIAHDPVRIIILIAAAFFWLLSLLISSLLWFSVVPLREHLAFGVTFSILFQECFRYFIYKILRSTENGLREVADDSRVTDNKHILAYVSGLGFGIISAAFALVNVLADMTGPATMGLKGGTQVFFVVSAAQALSVILLHTFWSVIFFNAMDTSKYLHIAYVICTHLLVSGITLLNAYELYATTLIANFCITLVTGLLAFNVAGGSMLSFKRFITCR
- the LOC129952295 gene encoding transcription initiation factor TFIID subunit 10-like, with protein sequence MISGDNFGIYRGSSRQGQDDRAQGQVLSDFLMQLEDYVPTVPDAVTAHYLNSAGFESVDPRIVRLISVAAQKFISDVANDSLQHCKVRTNNQQPTSHGMPKGQKPVKDRKYTMTMEDLVPALSDYGITVRKPHYFV
- the LOC129951160 gene encoding ragulator complex protein LAMTOR3 homolog; translation: MTDDIKKYFNGLLQKVNGLYLILITDRDGVPLLKVSQERNVDFALMPSFIPTFTTASDQAGKLGLGRNKTIISMYSNFQVVQMNKLPLILTFVGAENCNTGHILSLEKQIDTHLDDIKLAVTEP
- the LOC129952296 gene encoding transcription initiation factor TFIID subunit 10-like — encoded protein: MVATNETPTSPEDEQAPGQVLGDLIMQLEDYVPTVPDAVSARFLNAAGFEATDPRIIRLMSVAAQKFISDIANDSLQHCKTRTSNTQHSSGHGSSKSQKLSKDRKYTLAMEDLTPALADYGITVRKPQYFV